The Lacerta agilis isolate rLacAgi1 chromosome 5, rLacAgi1.pri, whole genome shotgun sequence genome has a segment encoding these proteins:
- the NKX1-2 gene encoding NK1 transcription factor-related protein 2, which produces MLDCPESGAKGAPIHTKISFSILDILDPQKFTRKSNPAAGRRESIPHAGQREKSLGRVGVERHPSSKRNKLEAYHDGSSSGESEAAVLEATEHEESGRDGGRLATGPAPLPSPDFPPSSSSDLDDPGSPPPQPLSKRRRAEPSCAKPRRARTAFTYEQLVALENKFRATRYLSVCERLNLALSLSLTETQVKIWFQNRRTKWKKQNSGGDGAAQPGNSALPAGGDGSPSPPGPSSLAYQTFPSYASANVLFPGAAPLPLAAGGGPFPSFFSPTYLAPFYTPHL; this is translated from the exons ATGCTGGACTGTCCGGAGAGTGGGGCCAAAGGAGCCCCCATCCACACGAAGATCTCCTTCTCCATCCTGGACATCCTGGATCCTCAGAAATTTACCAGGAAGAGCAACCCAGcagcagggagaagggagagcATCCCCCACGCGGGGCAGCGGGAGAAAAGTTTGGGAAGAGTTGGCGTGGAAAGGCACCCGAGCAGCAAGAGGAATAAGCTAGAGGCATATCATG atggcagcagcagcggagagAGCGAAGCGGCCGTCCTGGAGGCAACGGAGCACGAGGAGTCGGGCCGGGACGGCGGCCGCTTGGCGACGGGCCCCGCGCCGCTCCCCTCTcccgacttccctccctcctcgtcATCGGACCTGGACGATCCCGGCTCGCCTCCGCCGCAGCCATTGTCCAAGAGGCGCCGAGCGGAGCCCAGCTGCGCCAAGCCTCGCCGGGCCCGGACGGCCTTCACTTACGAGCAGCTGGTGGCTCTCGAGAACAAGTTCCGAGCCACGCGGTACCTGTCGGTGTGCGAACGCCTCAACCTGGCCCTGTCGCTCAGCCTGACCGAGACGCAGGTCAAAATCTGGTTCCAGAACCGAAGGACCAAATGGAAGAAACAAAACTCCGGAGGCGACGGCGCGGCGCAGCCTGGGAACAGCGCATTGCCCGCGGGAGGAGATGGCAGCCCCAGTCCTCCAGGCCCCAGCAGCCTGGCCTACCAGACTTTCCCCTCGTACGCCTCTGCCAACGTCCTCTTCCCCGGGGCAGCTCCCCTTCCTCTGGCTGCAGGAGGGGgaccctttccctccttttttagCCCCACGTACCTGGCCCCCTTTTATACCCCTCACCTATAA